Genomic window (Ananas comosus cultivar F153 linkage group 16, ASM154086v1, whole genome shotgun sequence):
gtcggggtcggggtcgggTGGGTCGAATGCGAATGCGacggggcgggggcgggggcgggggcgcgGGGGGTTCAGCAGCTCGGTGGTGTCGGGGCTAGCCCAGGGCAGCGGTGAGTACTTCACCCGGATCGGGATAGGGACCCCGGCGTCGCCCGCGTACATGGTGCTCGACACGGGGAGCGACGTGGTGTGGCTCCAGTGCGCCCCCTGCCGCCGCTGCTACGCCCAATCCGACCCCATCTTCGACCCccgccgccgctcctgcctCTACCAGGTCTCCTACGGCGACGGCTCCGTCACCACCGGCGACTTCTCCACCGAGACCCTCACCTTCTCCGGCGGCGCCCGCGTCGGCCGCGTCGCCCTCGGCTGCGGCCACGACAACGAGGGCCTCTTCGTCGCCGCCGCGGGCCTCCTCGGCCTCGGCCGCGGCGCCCTCTCCTTCCCCTCCCAGGCCGCGCGCCGCTTCGGCCGCCGCTTCTCCTACTGCCTCGTCGAccgcacctcctcctcctcttcttcttcttcttccgccgCCCCAACCCCCACCACCCCGCGCACCTCCTCCATGGTCTTCGGcgacgccgcggcggcggcgacggggcCCGACGCGGCCTTCACCCCGATGGTGCGGAACCCCAAGATGGAGACGTTCTACTACGTGGAGGTGAACGGGATCAGCGTGGGCGGCTCCCGCGTCCCCGCGACGGACCTGCGCCTCGACCCGTCCACGGGGCGCGGCGGCGCCATCGTGGACTCGGGCACCTCCGTGACGCGCCTCGCGCGCGCCGCCTACGCCGCGGTGCGGGACGCCTTCCGCGCCGGCGCCGCGGCGGGGCtgggcggcgaggcggcggaggtggcgggcGGGTTCTCGCTGTTCGACACGTGCTACGACCTGGCCGGGCGGGACGAGGTGCGCGTGCCGACGGTGGCTCTCCACCTGGCCGGCGGCGCGCAGGTGTCGCTCCCCGCCGAGAACTACCTGATCCCCGTCGACACGAAGGGCACCTTCTGCTTCGCCTTCGCCGGCACCGACTCCGGCGTCTCCATCCTCGGCAACATCCAGCAGCAGGGCTTCCGCGTCGTCTTCGACGGCGACCGCGACCGCCTCGGCTTCGTCCCCAAGGGATGCTAGCTAATTACCCCAAACCTCTACAACCTACAACGCCGTATACGCATACGTAACAACGTACGTATATATTTACTTATTCCTCTTTAGTTTACTACTACTACAAGCGTTTTGTTtaagtgctgctgctgcttttgggtcaaaaaaaagaaaagaaaaaaaaagtatgagaGTGGTGGTGGGGGGTTGGGGGgggcttctttttctttttatggaaAGGATAGAAGAAGGGGACGTGGGGGAAAGAGAAAGCAAAAAGTTGGGGGGTGGGGGGAACAAAATCTAACGATGCTTCGCTGTGAACTCGTCGGACAAATTTCTTTGGCTTTTCTAAGTtactagtagtagtagtagtagtagtagtagtagtatgaAAAGGtggggggagaaaaaaaaaaagaaaaaagaagaaaaggagatcaGGAAGAAGGTGTAAGGTAATGCATGTTTTAGTCCGGGAGTTTCCAGCGAATTGTTGTGGTTTGAATCCTTGATCATTAATCTCACCGACAATTTTACTGCCACCAACCTCCCAATTTTTTGCTAATTCCGTTTcccttttttatgttttgagtTTTTCCAGTTTACTTGTTTGATTCGAGGCTGAATGAAAAATGAGGGGGAGTCACTGATTCGAtagttattatttgttttatatgAATTCGGttcatttataattaaaattttaactttgaattcTGATCTACTCCAGGGGTcaatcatttaaaattttctctcaTAAATATCTATCTTTCCACTGCCTTAATcactctaaaattttttttttttttagagacgGGTAGaatgctatccgcttcatttattttattttaaaaataaacttagctgaaaatatcactctaaaatttttctttccaaatttttaagtgttttaattgtttatttctgaattttattttaataatgaattaaatagttttagattatttgttattttatttttttatttcaatattaattcaaattatttttttattttcttttcacttaTGAACTAAATACGCCCTAAGACCTTAATCACAATAGGAATTGTACTATTTGATATCGAGGAAAAGGATATATCgccgtacttttttttttttttggtccaagCACCATACATATTGGGAATTGAATCATGCTTCAAATGGAAGGTGCGAGGGTGGCCTACGAGCatttattaaagaataaagacaCTTTGTATTCGAGACTAATTTTTTGGTGACCATATACGCTGATGAAGTATAAAAGAGTAGAGATCAGATAATAATGAGCAATGCTTTCTGTTtaggtgtaaaatttatatttaaccccttttttttttttcctctagtggtatcacctttttttttttttaatcaaaatttagacAGCGTgttgtcacggacaaaatattttccgctgatttctccttgacagtggcccaaaTCTACTAGCGAAACGAGTTGAATCGGATTGTTAAGAACACTAAGGCTGTGACAGTGTGCACCCCCGAGAGAGGAGGAATTCTATATTGTCACACTTGTAttacgtcatcaataacaagccaatcacatttcttcttttcaaacaaaagtataataaaaatatttttttataatcatgttgggatatatatttttaaaagaagatATTTGATTGGCTTGTTACGCCACATTATCAATATACACGtcgcattttagaatttttccaaGAGGGGAGATGTAGTGAGCAAAGATTTAATTGTAGTGGCACGGAATCGTGTTGAAAATTTATCGGTACGGTATGTactagttaatatatatatatatatatatatataNattatttattatatatttttattaattttttaaaattttattaagaaaattatttattaattttaagaatagAATATTTTGAGTTTTGCCATTGATACTAGAGCTGTATTGTGTGGATGTTTTACTGTCATAATAAATACTGCCTGTGTcggtgacattttaatttttgatagtgagtgttttttttaataataataatttatcaaaaGGAAGGGAccaaatatgaaaagaaatattattaaaagaaaatgctatgagagagagagagagagagagagagagagagagagagaatgggtgACGGGGCAGGAGAGCACATGGGGGGGAAGCGGGATTGTTTGACTCCGCGTCTCCGCGTGTCTTCTTCTCTGCCTCTCGACATGCGTAGCAGCAGGGGTAGGTCATAGGTGGGATTGTTTGTCGGCTTCCTCTGGCACACTCCGATGCGGTTCGGTCTCAGCATCTCAATCCCCGCTTCGGTTCACACCTCGCCTCGGTTCAAGATCCAGCGTCAGACGGGTCGTCCAATCATTGGAAAATGTTGTGGAGCTTCGTCACATTTTTGTAACGGTTCGGTCGGGTCATAAATGGGCTCATCACTCAAACCAAAAAAGTTATTAAGTTGCAAAATTTGCCGTAATAAATTAAATTGCTCTGGTTAATTAACCACTCAATAAGTTTAGATCCTAGTCAAAGAAATTCTATTGTAAGGGATTGTTTAAGAAGCATGGGGCAAATTTAAGCCCAGTTAAAAAATGAATTTGAAAAACCAGTCAAGTGTTATACCAAGTGAACAGTTGCTGTTGTCTCctttaatatttattatgaacATCCGTATTTTCCAAGAATAATAGACACAAAATCTATCAGAGTAGTAACCCATCAGATATGATCACCAGCATCTaaaatactgaaaaaaaaagaagagaaaaagcatAGTCATAATATACAGTAGAGGTTAGGAACATCCATATTTGGGCACTCAAAAAAGTTTCcagataataaaagaaaaaataaaggtaTAATTTGTACACTCAGTAATCAATATCAAATACCACGCATTAATACATTAAACTGGCTCCAATTCATGTATCTGCTACCTCTCTAGCAGTTTCAGCATGATATGGGCATACATCAAATTCATGCTCAGCTTCCAAGAACAAAAGGAGAATCTTATCAgcttttactctcttttttttttttttttcccccacttATATCTTCCGACTTATTTAACTTTAAAGTCAACAATTAGGTTATTAAGCATTAATAGATACATCTCAGTTAGTGGTCCTCATTCTTTAGTTCACATTAAACAAAGCCCACAAATAACTTACAAAAgcaacgagagagagagaaaacaggCATGCCAGGAACACCACTCTCTGATTTTAATTCACTGGTGACTCAATTATCAAGAACGGAAATCAATAAAATAGAAAACCGTCAGAGCTTCCCTGAATTAGGGTTTCTACGGTAAGCGAGTCGGCATAACCTTTCATGTAACAGAGAAACAGACTACTTCTAACTATTTTATCATTCGTACCTCTTCGACGACAAAACGCTCGTCCATCGGTTGAAACCAAAGTGCATATCAGCATATACATTATTCAGCAGAGAAAATGCCTCGATTCAAGTAGTTACACCCGATCACAAACTGGCGGAGTAGGCGGTGGAAAAGTCCGACCGAGCCAAATGATATTGTCGAGAAATGTTGATTGGAGCAAAAGGATATGCTTAGCAGCTTTTGCTACACATTCCTTTCTCGCACTAAAGAAACCCAAATTCTCAGGTATTGCAATGGGCTAAAGATGAAACTTGAGAGTCCAAATTTACCTTGCTGCGGTTGCGTGGTCATGCCACTTTTGAGTAAGAGGTTAAGCAG
Coding sequences:
- the LOC109721891 gene encoding aspartyl protease family protein 2-like, whose product is MSSHMAVTAPCSFLSLSLLLLLLLLLANGGGASTVEYQTLVLTPLQKPHALRDDYLLDETLVDSGAAREGESDLLSTTAAATSSLQVRVAHRDSILASEAANSTAEEILRLRLDRDAARVSAIRASLAAARSGSGSGSGSGSGSGGSNANATGRGRGRGRGGFSSSVVSGLAQGSGEYFTRIGIGTPASPAYMVLDTGSDVVWLQCAPCRRCYAQSDPIFDPRRRSCLYQVSYGDGSVTTGDFSTETLTFSGGARVGRVALGCGHDNEGLFVAAAGLLGLGRGALSFPSQAARRFGRRFSYCLVDRTSSSSSSSSSAAPTPTTPRTSSMVFGDAAAAATGPDAAFTPMVRNPKMETFYYVEVNGISVGGSRVPATDLRLDPSTGRGGAIVDSGTSVTRLARAAYAAVRDAFRAGAAAGLGGEAAEVAGGFSLFDTCYDLAGRDEVRVPTVALHLAGGAQVSLPAENYLIPVDTKGTFCFAFAGTDSGVSILGNIQQQGFRVVFDGDRDRLGFVPKGC